In Erigeron canadensis isolate Cc75 chromosome 1, C_canadensis_v1, whole genome shotgun sequence, a single window of DNA contains:
- the LOC122585294 gene encoding CLK4-associating serine/arginine rich protein-like isoform X3 codes for MFNISIGENTAKFWCGYDVNGVAIAGSCYFQVGELTSDDFKGFKEMMIERSSSGLAKLSKPSGSRILAKQQGEKKETPQEQLKRIMNKQLNKQIKKDNAAEMAKKREQKRHRLEKLAETSRLSFRLSRSPPRSVTSLRSRSISRSRSPRIVIRNRRLEEMWY; via the exons ATGTTTAAT ATTTCGATTGGAGAAAACACGGCCAAATTTTGGTGCGGCTATGATGTTAATGGGGTTGCCATTGCAGGATCTTGCTATTTTCAGGTGGGTGAATTAACGAGTGATGATTTTAAAGGCTTCAAGGAAATGATGATTGAAAG ATCTTCATCAGGATTAGCCAAGTTAAGTAAGCCTTCTGGTAGCAGAATTCTTGCTAAACAACAGggagagaaaaaagaaacacCCCAGGAGCAACTTAAGCGGATTATGAACAAACAACTAAATAAGCAGA TCAAGAAAGATAATGCTGCTGAAATGGCTAAGAAACGAGAACAAAAGCGACATAGACTTGAGAAACTTGCAGAAACCAGCAGACTATCGTTCAGACTATCTCGCTCCCCACCCCGTTCTGTAACATCTCTCCGGTCTCGTTCCATATCTCGCTCTCGCTCCCCAAG GATTGTAATTCGTAACAGAAGACTCGAAGAAATGTGGTACTag
- the LOC122585294 gene encoding uncharacterized protein LOC122585294 isoform X1, whose translation MAVPVLTDLSQARSKDFFGFRIILLLHLAICLMQISIGENTAKFWCGYDVNGVAIAGSCYFQVGELTSDDFKGFKEMMIERSSSGLAKLSKPSGSRILAKQQGEKKETPQEQLKRIMNKQLNKQIKKDNAAEMAKKREQKRHRLEKLAETSRLSFRLSRSPPRSVTSLRSRSISRSRSPRIVIRNRRLEEMWY comes from the exons TTTCGGATAATTCTGCTTCTTCATCTTGCTATATGTTTAATGCAA ATTTCGATTGGAGAAAACACGGCCAAATTTTGGTGCGGCTATGATGTTAATGGGGTTGCCATTGCAGGATCTTGCTATTTTCAGGTGGGTGAATTAACGAGTGATGATTTTAAAGGCTTCAAGGAAATGATGATTGAAAG ATCTTCATCAGGATTAGCCAAGTTAAGTAAGCCTTCTGGTAGCAGAATTCTTGCTAAACAACAGggagagaaaaaagaaacacCCCAGGAGCAACTTAAGCGGATTATGAACAAACAACTAAATAAGCAGA TCAAGAAAGATAATGCTGCTGAAATGGCTAAGAAACGAGAACAAAAGCGACATAGACTTGAGAAACTTGCAGAAACCAGCAGACTATCGTTCAGACTATCTCGCTCCCCACCCCGTTCTGTAACATCTCTCCGGTCTCGTTCCATATCTCGCTCTCGCTCCCCAAG GATTGTAATTCGTAACAGAAGACTCGAAGAAATGTGGTACTag
- the LOC122585294 gene encoding CLK4-associating serine/arginine rich protein-like isoform X4, with the protein MFNARSCYFQVGELTSDDFKGFKEMMIERSSSGLAKLSKPSGSRILAKQQGEKKETPQEQLKRIMNKQLNKQIKKDNAAEMAKKREQKRHRLEKLAETSRLSFRLSRSPPRSVTSLRSRSISRSRSPRIVIRNRRLEEMWY; encoded by the exons ATGTTTAATGCAA GATCTTGCTATTTTCAGGTGGGTGAATTAACGAGTGATGATTTTAAAGGCTTCAAGGAAATGATGATTGAAAG ATCTTCATCAGGATTAGCCAAGTTAAGTAAGCCTTCTGGTAGCAGAATTCTTGCTAAACAACAGggagagaaaaaagaaacacCCCAGGAGCAACTTAAGCGGATTATGAACAAACAACTAAATAAGCAGA TCAAGAAAGATAATGCTGCTGAAATGGCTAAGAAACGAGAACAAAAGCGACATAGACTTGAGAAACTTGCAGAAACCAGCAGACTATCGTTCAGACTATCTCGCTCCCCACCCCGTTCTGTAACATCTCTCCGGTCTCGTTCCATATCTCGCTCTCGCTCCCCAAG GATTGTAATTCGTAACAGAAGACTCGAAGAAATGTGGTACTag